Genomic segment of Bacteroidota bacterium:
GAGTTAAGGCACGAGTATAAAATGGGAATAAGAAAAATCCTATAAATTTTCTAATGCCTTTTCCAATACCGTAAATTAATGTATTCTTTATAAATTTTGAAATTTCAGTCAAGGCTAGTGCAAATCAAGTTCTTCCTTATAATATTTTCCGATCTTATCTGGGCTATGATACTTTTTGTAAAACTCCATGGATTTAATTGATAATTGCATTCGTTTTTCTTTATCCTGAATAATATTTTCTAAGTCCGCCAATAATGATTGAGATGTGCTACATATTACCGGAAGATCAGGAAATTTATTTTCAATAAATCCTGTTTTTCCTGTAAATATAATGCAACCTCTTGCCATAGCTTCAATGCCAAGTGCACCGTAGCCTAATCCTAAACAATCAACTAAAATATGATTTCGTTCTAACTCTCCTAAAACTTCATCATTGGGGATCCCTGTTTTATATATAATTTCAACATTGTCATACTTTTCATCCAATTGTTCAAGTACAGGCATGATAATATGACTCATTTTAACTAAAGGATTACTAGGAAAATGAACAATACGAATTTTGTTTTCTTCGAATTTCTTCAGATAATTTTTTCTTTTTGGTATCTGTCCTGGCACAATTAGCCATACTATATTTTTGTTTTTTAAAAATGAAGCACAATCATCCTGAGAAATAATTTTTGTTGAATACTTCTCTAATTTCTGTACAAATGCTTTTTTCTTTTCAATTTTATAACAAAAAGCCATTGCCTTTTTTTCTTCATCCAGACAGCGATTACAGATATATTCGGGATTATCGTGTTGATAGGCTGGGTCTCTTTCGACACATCCGGCAAAGATGAAAAACACTTTTTTTGAAAAAAATCGCAATATGGGCAAATCAAGGTTATTGTGTAAAAATGACCTGGGCGAAATAAAGATGAATGTATTATACTTAATCAGCCAATAAGGGAAAATTAAATTGATTATCAGGCGGTTTATCAGAGCAGTAGTGTTTTTATTGAACAGTTTTGGAAAGAATCCGTTTTTAAATTTATAAACAACTTTTCCCTTTTTATAATTAAAGGGCTGTTCAAAATTACCATACTGATAAAAACGAGCATTAATTCCTTCGCCCTTAAGAGCCTCTACAATTGCATTAGAGAGGTTTGCTAAATTTAATGGCCCTACAAACACCCTGCTTTTCTTTCGCCACATATTATTCTATCTAAATTGCTTTTTAATGATATAAGAACAGTCTCCTTTGTCAGGTTAAATTGTCCCTGCTTATTAATTTGTTTTTCAACCACAGCTATTACTTCATCTTAATATTTCGGGTCATACAACTCACTGGATTCAAACCAATTTTTAAAGTCTTCAAGCTTCTTTAATTAAATTATTAAATATGATCTGAAGTTGTTTTAATTCATATAGCTCTCTGGCTGGAGTACCAGCCCAAGTTTGATCAGATTGTATATCTTTGGTTACTACTGCACCCATTCCTACTTTTACATTATCACCTATTTTTAATCCGTCTCGTAAACAAGAAGAAGGTGCTATCCAACAGTTCTTCCCAATTATTGTACTCCCTCCAATCAATGAATTGGCAATTATTAAAGAGTCTTCGCTAATCTCAACATTGTGGGAAATATGAACTAAGTTATCTATTTTAACTCCATTACCAATTACTGTATTACCAAGCGAACCCCTATCGATACAAGTATTAGAACCAATTTCAACACCATCTCCAATAATGACCCCCCCTATATGTGGGAAATTAATATTTTTTTGATCATCATTTTTAATAAATCCAAATCCTTCTGCTCCAATTACAGATCCAGGATAAATTATTGTATTTTTCCCTATTTCTACATTGTCATATATATATACATTGCCATATATGATTACCCCCGATCCAATTTTACATTTTCCAATATATGCATTTGGCCCAATGGAAACATTTTTATCAATAATTGCCTCCTCATTTATTGTTGCTGAGGCATGTATTATTCTAGATTCTTGAATTTTTGGAAATAATTTTTTTATGATCCTTGTGATAACAACTCTAGGATTATCAACTAGTATGAAGACCTTATTAAAGTTTAATAAGTCATCCAAGTTGATTGATTTTTCACAAATAATTAGTTTGGAAGATGTTGTTTGAATTAGTGATAAAATGTCTTTTTTTCCTTCACTGATAAAAACTAATGAATTTTCATCAGCATTTTTTATTGGTTTAATATTGGTAAAACTGATATCATCAGTTTTACCAATTATTTCAAATGAACCTAAACCTTCTCTAATGTCTATTAATTTATATCTTTTCATATTAATTAAAATTGTTGTCAGTAGAAATATCAATATATATACCCTAACTATTGTTCATTCAAATGTAGCATTTCATTATTTGCTTTTTAATGATATAAGAACAGTCTCCTTTGTTAGATTAAATTGCCCCTGATCATTAATTTGTTGTTCAACTGCAGTATTTCATTTATCTGAATATTTTGAATCAAATAACTCATTGGATTGAAACCAGCTTATGAAGTCTTCTATGTTTTTTTACCATAATTAAAATTTATTTGCCTGTACCGCATCCTATATCTAATACTTTATATCCGGGTTTAACATTTAATTTTTCAATAACCAAGCTTGTAAAATCAAGTATTTCATTGGTTCTGTTTGTTAATTCTCCGGCAATTAAACCATTTGCGTATGATCTTATATACATTTTTAATATGTTTAATGTTTAGATTATTTGCTATTATTAAACTATTATTGATGAATTAATTTATTCGTAAAAGTGATTATTAAAATAACTTGCAGGATGAATAAGTGAGTAAATTATCTCATGATTGTCTTTAGCATGCTCACCCAAGGATCGGATATCTCCTTTTCTCAGATTACCTTTATCATAGCATTTCCACCTTATCCACTCGGAATCACTAATATAAAAAGTGTCATTCATCCAGCTATAAGCTTCATACAATAGTCCGAAATCTTCTGGTTTTCTGTTTATCCAAAAATCAAGATTGTTAAATTCAGTCATGCCTCCATGACCTGCAGTACCCAATATTTTAATATTAAATATTTTATTGATGATATCAATATCACGCTTTAAGCATTCTTCAGCATCCTCATTCCAGATTTCTGATTCATCAATTACTTCTGAATGATAACCAATTTCATGACCTGATTCGATTAAATATTTAATGATACGATAATTCTCAAAGGAAAATGGATTGTATTCAGGAGCATGCAGGCGAATAAAAAATGAAGCTTTTATTCTCAACCTGTTCATAAACTCTCCAATTTTTTCAGCTTTCTTGATGGAGAAATCAACATCAATCCGGTTGATCAGTGTTTTAGGTTCAAGTGTTCCGCTTTTTTTTCTTTGATGGAATTCGGCACAGGTTATAATATGATAACCTTGTTTAATTGCTTCACTGAATTGAGCTTCAATACTCTCAAACGTAAAAGAAGTTTTTGTATCCATTAGTTGATTGTTTTTCTTAAAGAATCTTTGTCTGGAAAATTTACCAATACTCCCATTCTTTTCTGCTGATATACAACCATACTACCAAGGGCTGTTGCTGAAGCCCCACCGTTATTTACTACATTTCCAATATCTTCAATAGAACCTGCTCCTCCGTTAGCAATAACCGGAATATTTACTACATCAGAGATTGCTTTAATGATTTCATTATCATATCCATTCCATGTTCCATCCCTTTCCATTGATGTAATCAATAATTCACCAGCTCCTCTTTTTTCAACTTCTAACGCCCAATCTATTGGATTAAGTTTAGTTTTCTTCGTACCGTCATTAGAAAATACTTGGTATTTACCCCAAATATTCTTTTTAATATCAATGGAGACTATAATGCTTTGATTTCCAAAATGTTTTGCCAATTCAGTAATTAATTCAGGCTTTTGAACTGCAATTGTATTTATTACAAGTTTTTCAAATCCAATGGAGAGTATCTTTTTTGCTGTTGCGAAATCTCGTATTCCTCCCCCGTAAGATAAAGGCATAAAGCACTCATTAGCTATTTCCTCTAATATCTTAAAATTAACTGGCCTTTTTTGAACTGTTGCTCTAATATCTAAGAAACACAATTCATCAACTTCTAACTCATTAAAGATTCTAACAGTATTAATTGGATCACCAATATAACCATACTTGCCAAATTGGACTGTCTTTACTAAACTTTCATCAATAAGCTGCAAACAGGGAATGACTCTGGTACTAAGCATAATTAAATTTTAGAAAAATTTTCAAATAGCTTCATGCCAAATCTATGGCTTTTTTCAGGATGAAATTGAGCACCAAAAATATTATCTTTTTGTATTGCAGAATCAAACTCAATTCCATAGTTTGTTTTTAAAATGGAATTGTTTTCATTTTTAACCTTTACATAATATGAATGCACAAAATAGAATCGGGTTTCTTTAGGCAAATTCATAGTTAATTGGCTTTCATAAGAAGTGTTGACAACATTCCATCCCATATGTGGAATTTTCAAATTCCTGTCATTAAACCTGAACTTTAAAGTTTCAGCCTCAATCCATTCTAGGCCTTTTTCAACACCTTCTTCACTTTCAGATGTTAATAATTGCATTCCTAAACAAATACCTAATATTGGAATTTTTTGTTCCAAAGCTTTATAATCTAAAACTTGCTTAAGCTTTAACTCATTAATTCGCTTCATTGCATTATCAAATGCTCCTACTCCAGGAAGTAATATTTTCTCAGCCTTTTCGATCTCTCTAATATCACTTGATATCTTAGAATCAACTTTAATCTTTTTAAACATATTAAAAATTGAACCTAAATTACCTATCCCGTAATCAACTATGACAATCATTTTAAATCATTATTTGAGAAACAATACTTAAGATAGAAACTCATTGGTACTAAATTCTTCTTTGCTAAGATAAAAAATACAGGTCTTAAGAATTCAAACCTTTTTTTATAAGATGGAAATTCAGTCCAATATTTTACCGATTTATTCATTATTGCTTCAAAATTCTCATCTGATAATGCTAATCTTTTTTTAAAATAACTTATAAGATCATTTTCGAGAATAGGAGGAGAGTTATATAATTTCCAAGCCTCAACCCTACTAATTTTACCATTTCTTACTAATGCTGAAAGGGTATTATTTCTAAAATCAGCATTAAATTTCTTTGGTAAATAATATGAATGAAGAAAAGATGTCATTCTGTTTTCCAGATGGTGTCCTCCATAATATTGCCAATTAAATTCTTTCTCTAAAAATTCTCTAGCATTTTCTTTTGAATAATTTATATACCAAAAAGGTCTAATTTTTTTGATTCTAAGAAATAATGTTGAATATAGAAATCTAAAAAATGTCATTAAAGGATATGATTTCAACTTCATTTTACCATATTTCTTATGAATACTTTTAATATACTTACCATCAAAATAGTTCTTACCTATTGGTGTTATTCCCTCAGTAACAAAAGAGTGTCCTTCTAAAACATATTTGATTCTGTACTTGGCTGCTGCTCTATACATAGTTTCTGCATAGGCTAAATCCGTAGATGCATCTAATTCTGCAACACTCGCTTCAAAAAAAGATCTAAATATGTCATCAGCTTCTTTATTATTAACAACTTTTGTATATAAATCTATGCCAAGTTTACTTAGCATTTTTCTAATATTTTGAGTAGCGATAGCAGTATTCCAGGTATTATCATAATGAACTGCCAGTGGTCTAAGTCCCCATTCTTTAGTTAAATATAGCATATAAGAGGAATCCGTACCTCCACTTACACCAACAACACAATCATATTTCCTTTTTTTTCCGGATTTTTTTATCTTACTTATTATTCTATTGAGTTCATCGATTCCTTTTTTTTGAGCATATCCATACTGCTCTATTAAATCATCAACTTGTTGGCAATAATTACATATACCCTCACTATTAAATTCAATGCCAGGAACTCTTTCATCATAAATACATCGAGAGCAAATTTGCAAATCTGCCTTATTAATATCCTTACTCAACAGCATACATAAAACTATTTATCATATACTCTAGCCGGGTTTCCAACTACTTTATTATTTTTTTCAATATCTCTTATCACTACAGAACCCATACCAACTAAGCTTTTCTCTCCAATATTCAAGCCCTCTTTAATTGTTGAATTAGTTCCCAAATAACAATTTCTTCCGATTGTAACACTACCGGATATGCAAACGCCACCTGTTATTAGAGTAAATTCACCAATATTGCAGTCATGACTAACAATTGAATTTGGCAGTACTACAACAAAGTTATTCAATTGAACATTGGACGCTATAGTAACATTTTGTAATATTATTGAACCTTTTCCAATTAATGATAAAGATGACACAAAAGCAGTAGGATGAATAATAGTCTCAAATCTTTCATCAGAAACATCAATTTTCTTCCTTAACTCATTTCTATAAATATAATTATTTGAGCTTCCAATACCAAAAACAAAAAGTGAATTTGGGTATTTTTTTACTTCGCTCAATCCACCTAATACCTTAACGCCATTAATTGACTTATTCCATAAATTACTATTATCATCTACAAAACCTAAACATCTGTAAATATTCTTGTTCTGATGTTTATTAATTTCAATAATTGTATCTAATATGTCAACACAATTTCCGCCTGTGCCAATAATTATAATTTCTTTCATTACTAATTAATAAAGATGAGGATTCTCAATAATATCCTTTGCTAACTCCATCAATCCTCTTTCTACATCTATAGTAGGTTCCCAGCTAAGTAATTGTTTAGCTTTTGAATAATCAGCTCTTCTTTCTCTAACCAAACTTGCTTCACCAGTAAATTGAGGAATAATATTTTCTTTCCCTGTTGCTGAAATTAATATTTCAGCAAGTTGTTTAACAGTTGTGGATTTATTTGTTCCAATATTGAAAATTTGATTATTAACATCCATTTCAAGAGCTAAGATATTTGCATTGGCAATATCTGAAACATGAATAAAATCCATTGATTGTTTACCATCTCCATTAATTACAGGTGCTTGACCGCTCATTATTCGTTTTATAAAGAGAATAACGACATTAGTATAATATGCATCAACATTTTGACGTGAACCATACACATTGAAATATCTAAATCCAATATAGTTCAAATCATTAAATCTTGAATAAAATTTAGCTATACTTTCTGTAGAGTGTTTTCCAATACAATATGGGGTTATTGGCAATAATGGGCTTTCTTCTGTCATAGGAAGTTCTTCGGGATCGCCATATACGGAAGCTGAACTGGCAAATATCACTTTTTTTACTTTATGCATTCTTGCAGCTTCAAAAACATTTGTTGTTCCAATAACATTTATATTTAATGATTCAACAGGATTTTGTAAACTTTTATTTATACAGTCAGCAGCTTCATGATATACATATTCAATCCCTTCCATGGCTTCCAATAACCTGGAAAGATAACGTATATCTCCCTCGATAAATTCAACGTCCCCATTGTTAATATGGTTTTCAAATTTTGAGATATCTCCACGATAGAGATTATCAAATATTCTTACTTTATATCCTTTTGCAACTAACTGCTCTGTAATATGACCTCCAATGAAACCGGCTCCTCCGGTTATCAAGATATTTGGTTTATTCATTACTATATTGTTAATTTTTAATATGTGTTTTTAGTTTTTCTACTATATATTTTATATCATCAATTGCTAAACTATTATGAAGAGGCAAGGCAAGTGCTGAATTATATAATTGCAAAGAATTAGGGCACGTATCCTTACTTTTATAAACTGGTTGTATAAATGAAGAATAAGTCCCAATTTGGGTTTGAATACCATCATTACGCATTTGTACAATTAGTTTATTTCTGTCAATTTTGTTGTCAACCAAAATAGCATAAGTTTGATATACATGGCGTGAATTTTCTGATTGAATTGGAATATTAATATCCTCAACCTCGCCCAATAATTCATTGTATAGTGAAACTAATTCGAATCGTATACTAAGAAAATCCTCGTATTTTCTTAGCTGTGCTAATGCAACTGCTGCATTAATATCAGATAATTTATAATTGTATCCAAGGAATTCAAAAGAAGGAATACTAAATTCATTTTGACGTGCAAAAGCTGATTCCATACCAAAACAGGCTAAAGAACTGATTTTCTTTGCATACTCTTCATTATCTGTTATGACAATTCCGCCTTCCCCAGATGTTACATTTTTACGTGCATGGAAAGAAAATGCTGCTATATCACCATATTTCCCTGCTGGAACACCATTAAACTTTGCACCTAAGGAACAAGCTGCATCTTCAATTACTCTAAGATTATTATTTCTTGCAATCTCATTAATGACATCCATTTGAGCCATTTGGCCTAAAGCATGAACGACAATGATTGCTTTTGTTTTATTATTAATTTTTTCTTCAATTAAATCAGGATTAATGTTATAGGTATCTAAGTTAACATCAACAAATCTTGGAATAGCATTGCAATACATTACTGCATGTCCGGTTGCAGGAAAAGTAAAATCAGAAACAATAACTTCATCACCTTTCTTGATTCCTAAAGCTAACAAAGCTAAATGCAAACCAGCAGTACAATTATTAACCGGAATTGCGTATTCAGTGTGAGTAATTGATTTTATAATAGAAGCTAATTCCTCACCCTTGGGGCCTTGCCCTGCAACCCAACCCGAGTTGAGGGTATCGCTTATTGCTAATATTTCCTTATCATCAAAAAAAGGACGTGATAAATAAATCAATGTCAGAAATTATTAATTGTTGTGAATGGCTAATTGTTTGTCTGCAGCTTCAAGTATTTCAATTATTCTAATAGCTTGATCTGCATTCGAAATCGAATCCAAATTACTTTGAACAGCATTTGCAAAATGTTCAACACTGTTTAATAGTGCATCTTCAATTGGCATACTGGGGATTAATACATCACCCATCCTTACTTTTACAGCATAATCAGTGTATTCTATTTTCTCATATTTTTCTTCAGTATCAAAGCCTTTATCATAGATTAGAAATTTCTCACCTGCTAGCATATCATCAAACACAACCATTTTTTTTGTACCTGCCACAATTATTTTGCGTTCTTTAACTGGCGATATCCAACTTGATTTTAAATGAGCTATGAATCTTTTGTATTTCAATGTGAGAAAAGTTAATGATTCCTTTTTACTCCAGTATTTTTCACCCATTACAGAAATTGTATCAGGTGCAATGCCGCCAATCAAGTAATCGATAACAGCTAAATCATGCACTGCCAGATCCCACATTGCACTAACATCATTTTTAATTTTTCCCAAATTAAGCCGTGATGAATCAAAATAAATAGGTTTACCTAATTCATTATCGTTGATCATGTTTTTTATTCTTCTAATGGCTGGATGAAAAATCATAATATGATCAACATGAATCCTTACATTATTCTCTTTAGCCAAGCATCTTAGTTCAATTGCCTCTTTGACATTCGGTGTCATTGGTTTTTCAATAAAAACATGCTTACCAGCTAAAATGGCTTCC
This window contains:
- a CDS encoding acetyltransferase, which encodes MKEIIIIGTGGNCVDILDTIIEINKHQNKNIYRCLGFVDDNSNLWNKSINGVKVLGGLSEVKKYPNSLFVFGIGSSNNYIYRNELRKKIDVSDERFETIIHPTAFVSSLSLIGKGSIILQNVTIASNVQLNNFVVVLPNSIVSHDCNIGEFTLITGGVCISGSVTIGRNCYLGTNSTIKEGLNIGEKSLVGMGSVVIRDIEKNNKVVGNPARVYDK
- a CDS encoding Gfo/Idh/MocA family oxidoreductase; the protein is MINIALIGYGYWGPNLARNIFESKHTNLFAICDHNTERLEFARLKYLAQTNYCLNYSDLINDNNVHAVAIAVETESHFFIAKEAILAGKHVFIEKPMTPNVKEAIELRCLAKENNVRIHVDHIMIFHPAIRRIKNMINDNELGKPIYFDSSRLNLGKIKNDVSAMWDLAVHDLAVIDYLIGGIAPDTISVMGEKYWSKKESLTFLTLKYKRFIAHLKSSWISPVKERKIIVAGTKKMVVFDDMLAGEKFLIYDKGFDTEEKYEKIEYTDYAVKVRMGDVLIPSMPIEDALLNSVEHFANAVQSNLDSISNADQAIRIIEILEAADKQLAIHNN
- a CDS encoding UDP-3-O-(3-hydroxymyristoyl)glucosamine N-acyltransferase, coding for MKRYKLIDIREGLGSFEIIGKTDDISFTNIKPIKNADENSLVFISEGKKDILSLIQTTSSKLIICEKSINLDDLLNFNKVFILVDNPRVVITRIIKKLFPKIQESRIIHASATINEEAIIDKNVSIGPNAYIGKCKIGSGVIIYGNVYIYDNVEIGKNTIIYPGSVIGAEGFGFIKNDDQKNINFPHIGGVIIGDGVEIGSNTCIDRGSLGNTVIGNGVKIDNLVHISHNVEISEDSLIIANSLIGGSTIIGKNCWIAPSSCLRDGLKIGDNVKVGMGAVVTKDIQSDQTWAGTPARELYELKQLQIIFNNLIKEA
- the hisF gene encoding imidazole glycerol phosphate synthase subunit HisF, translating into MLSTRVIPCLQLIDESLVKTVQFGKYGYIGDPINTVRIFNELEVDELCFLDIRATVQKRPVNFKILEEIANECFMPLSYGGGIRDFATAKKILSIGFEKLVINTIAVQKPELITELAKHFGNQSIIVSIDIKKNIWGKYQVFSNDGTKKTKLNPIDWALEVEKRGAGELLITSMERDGTWNGYDNEIIKAISDVVNIPVIANGGAGSIEDIGNVVNNGGASATALGSMVVYQQKRMGVLVNFPDKDSLRKTIN
- the hisH gene encoding imidazole glycerol phosphate synthase subunit HisH is translated as MIVIVDYGIGNLGSIFNMFKKIKVDSKISSDIREIEKAEKILLPGVGAFDNAMKRINELKLKQVLDYKALEQKIPILGICLGMQLLTSESEEGVEKGLEWIEAETLKFRFNDRNLKIPHMGWNVVNTSYESQLTMNLPKETRFYFVHSYYVKVKNENNSILKTNYGIEFDSAIQKDNIFGAQFHPEKSHRFGMKLFENFSKI
- a CDS encoding N-acetyl sugar amidotransferase, which translates into the protein MLLSKDINKADLQICSRCIYDERVPGIEFNSEGICNYCQQVDDLIEQYGYAQKKGIDELNRIISKIKKSGKKRKYDCVVGVSGGTDSSYMLYLTKEWGLRPLAVHYDNTWNTAIATQNIRKMLSKLGIDLYTKVVNNKEADDIFRSFFEASVAELDASTDLAYAETMYRAAAKYRIKYVLEGHSFVTEGITPIGKNYFDGKYIKSIHKKYGKMKLKSYPLMTFFRFLYSTLFLRIKKIRPFWYINYSKENAREFLEKEFNWQYYGGHHLENRMTSFLHSYYLPKKFNADFRNNTLSALVRNGKISRVEAWKLYNSPPILENDLISYFKKRLALSDENFEAIMNKSVKYWTEFPSYKKRFEFLRPVFFILAKKNLVPMSFYLKYCFSNNDLK
- a CDS encoding NAD-dependent epimerase/dehydratase family protein; the protein is MNKPNILITGGAGFIGGHITEQLVAKGYKVRIFDNLYRGDISKFENHINNGDVEFIEGDIRYLSRLLEAMEGIEYVYHEAADCINKSLQNPVESLNINVIGTTNVFEAARMHKVKKVIFASSASVYGDPEELPMTEESPLLPITPYCIGKHSTESIAKFYSRFNDLNYIGFRYFNVYGSRQNVDAYYTNVVILFIKRIMSGQAPVINGDGKQSMDFIHVSDIANANILALEMDVNNQIFNIGTNKSTTVKQLAEILISATGKENIIPQFTGEASLVRERRADYSKAKQLLSWEPTIDVERGLMELAKDIIENPHLY
- a CDS encoding DegT/DnrJ/EryC1/StrS family aminotransferase, whose amino-acid sequence is MIYLSRPFFDDKEILAISDTLNSGWVAGQGPKGEELASIIKSITHTEYAIPVNNCTAGLHLALLALGIKKGDEVIVSDFTFPATGHAVMYCNAIPRFVDVNLDTYNINPDLIEEKINNKTKAIIVVHALGQMAQMDVINEIARNNNLRVIEDAACSLGAKFNGVPAGKYGDIAAFSFHARKNVTSGEGGIVITDNEEYAKKISSLACFGMESAFARQNEFSIPSFEFLGYNYKLSDINAAVALAQLRKYEDFLSIRFELVSLYNELLGEVEDINIPIQSENSRHVYQTYAILVDNKIDRNKLIVQMRNDGIQTQIGTYSSFIQPVYKSKDTCPNSLQLYNSALALPLHNSLAIDDIKYIVEKLKTHIKN